One region of Deltaproteobacteria bacterium genomic DNA includes:
- a CDS encoding PilZ domain-containing protein — protein sequence MSQESAISEQRACLRTRIALPVRYTPLSAHETELVNEGKANLIFGDSAPVPLSELSLPSLVEHQTDEEVMVLRYLQVLDAKLNWIIEQLQGDDKVFTVEGQTIDIGGNGLCFRTSTCLPVGSFLKLRLRLPATMPVSVNLLAEVLRVDHSAAHSGSQEGYVVAVRFLALQEEQREQIIQFIFGHERRELRRRKENSRQLG from the coding sequence ATGAGCCAAGAGTCAGCAATCTCCGAACAGAGAGCATGTCTGCGCACCCGCATTGCTCTGCCAGTGCGCTACACACCACTCAGCGCCCATGAAACAGAACTTGTCAATGAGGGCAAAGCGAACCTCATCTTCGGCGATTCGGCACCCGTGCCTTTGTCCGAACTGTCACTGCCGTCTCTTGTTGAGCACCAGACCGACGAGGAGGTTATGGTTCTTCGTTATCTTCAGGTGCTCGATGCAAAATTGAACTGGATTATCGAACAGCTTCAGGGTGACGACAAAGTTTTTACCGTGGAAGGGCAGACCATCGACATAGGTGGAAACGGCCTCTGTTTTCGTACCTCCACCTGCCTGCCAGTGGGGTCATTTTTGAAATTGAGACTCCGCTTGCCCGCCACCATGCCAGTGTCTGTCAATCTGCTGGCAGAGGTGTTGCGCGTGGACCATTCCGCTGCGCATTCCGGTTCACAGGAAGGGTATGTGGTTGCCGTAAGATTTCTAGCCCTGCAGGAGGAGCAGCGTGAGCAGATCATCCAGTTCATTTTTGGACATGAGCGACGGGAGTTGAGACGCCGCAAGGAGAACTCCCGCCAACTCGGATAA
- a CDS encoding flagellar protein FlaG yields MEVLGTVKSVMFREHQDGLRQATQRPKPSEAHETAPQLHLDEYEGRLDKGRVEELVAKIQEYVDSLAVELKFQVHDKTGVLMVKVIKEETGEVIREVPPEQLLDLAARIDEMIGALLDAKA; encoded by the coding sequence ATGGAGGTCTTGGGAACCGTAAAATCTGTCATGTTCCGTGAGCACCAGGATGGGCTCCGGCAGGCTACGCAGAGGCCAAAACCTTCAGAGGCGCACGAAACGGCACCACAATTGCATTTGGATGAGTACGAGGGCAGGTTGGATAAAGGGCGAGTCGAAGAGTTGGTTGCCAAAATTCAAGAATACGTCGACTCCCTGGCCGTGGAACTGAAATTTCAGGTTCACGACAAAACCGGAGTCCTCATGGTCAAGGTAATCAAAGAAGAAACCGGCGAGGTGATACGCGAAGTGCCTCCAGAGCAACTCCTGGATCTCGCCGCCCGCATCGATGAGATGATAGGCGCTCTGCTTGATGCAAAAGCTTGA
- a CDS encoding response regulator, giving the protein MQKLEITSTREEEPLRVLIVDDDDTFRKVLVDLARTVGYAVQSCSDGGSAVKLIARDPFDLIITDLVMPGVDGTEVLRAARKRQPECLVIIITGHASLHTAIEAIRQGAYDYIRKPFKLEEMELALRNAGERIRLLRDNTRLLAELQRAYEQVALVREIMETSSAGTASPRSASTSFLQPHWRHSRAFIPDNRLPLASLQIERNPMNSVLEKLERLAALFNRGHLSRAEFLELKRRLLEKLETS; this is encoded by the coding sequence ATGCAAAAGCTTGAGATTACTAGCACTCGGGAAGAAGAGCCCCTGCGGGTTCTCATTGTGGACGACGACGACACCTTCCGCAAAGTCCTGGTTGATCTTGCTCGCACAGTTGGCTACGCTGTGCAATCCTGCAGTGACGGCGGTTCGGCAGTCAAGCTCATTGCCAGAGATCCTTTTGACCTGATAATCACCGACCTGGTCATGCCCGGGGTGGATGGCACCGAAGTACTGCGGGCCGCCCGAAAACGCCAGCCAGAGTGCCTGGTGATCATAATCACTGGCCATGCCTCTCTGCATACAGCTATTGAAGCGATCCGCCAGGGAGCCTACGACTATATCCGCAAGCCATTCAAGCTGGAAGAGATGGAACTCGCCCTGAGAAATGCCGGGGAAAGGATACGACTGCTGCGGGACAATACCCGTTTGCTGGCAGAATTACAGAGAGCCTATGAGCAGGTCGCTCTTGTCAGAGAGATCATGGAGACATCGTCTGCGGGCACAGCCTCTCCAAGAAGTGCTTCTACATCGTTTCTGCAGCCTCATTGGAGGCACAGCAGAGCTTTCATCCCTGACAATCGTCTGCCCCTTGCCAGTCTTCAGATCGAACGAAATCCTATGAATTCCGTCCTCGAGAAGCTCGAACGCCTGGCAGCGCTCTTCAACAGAGGTCATCTCAGTCGAGCAGAATTCCTGGAGTTGAAAAGAAGACTGCTCGAGAAGCTGGAAACCTCCTAG
- a CDS encoding flagellin — MAKISVNFNPSAEYAVHHLALLERRLQQNMERVSSGQNINSAKDDPSGFATRERMRATLATMRQGIKNIQNGVSLAQTAEGALETIVDLLGRMTELATSAASGNVSQEGREKLDAEFQEVAAEIERLSNDTEFNGHKLLDGSLADPGLRIHFGQGNSAGADFLYFRVAGTTLADLGLSSTTLSSQTDAQAALAEIKQALATVNERLGSVGAFQNRLENMQADLSLNLENLQETESVISDADMAEAVVSVTQDQVLRQVAMAQLAQANDLAAQAVSLLFK, encoded by the coding sequence ATGGCGAAAATTTCCGTCAATTTCAACCCGTCAGCTGAATATGCGGTGCACCATCTTGCCCTCCTGGAGCGCAGATTGCAGCAGAACATGGAGCGAGTTTCCAGCGGTCAGAATATCAACTCGGCCAAGGACGATCCGTCGGGTTTTGCCACCAGAGAAAGAATGCGCGCCACACTGGCCACTATGCGGCAGGGCATCAAGAATATTCAGAACGGCGTTTCACTGGCCCAGACCGCTGAAGGTGCCCTGGAGACCATAGTAGATCTGCTGGGCCGCATGACCGAACTGGCTACTTCAGCTGCCAGCGGCAATGTTAGCCAGGAGGGCAGAGAGAAGCTGGATGCAGAGTTTCAGGAAGTTGCTGCGGAAATCGAACGTCTCAGCAATGATACAGAGTTCAATGGGCACAAGCTCCTTGATGGGTCGCTGGCAGATCCGGGTTTGAGAATTCATTTTGGGCAGGGCAACAGTGCTGGTGCAGATTTTCTCTACTTCAGGGTGGCAGGCACCACTCTGGCTGATCTAGGGCTCAGCAGCACCACACTCAGCAGTCAAACTGATGCCCAGGCAGCGCTGGCAGAAATAAAGCAGGCGCTTGCTACTGTCAACGAGCGCCTGGGCTCGGTAGGGGCTTTTCAGAACCGTCTGGAGAATATGCAGGCTGACCTCAGCCTCAATCTGGAAAATCTCCAGGAGACCGAATCCGTGATCTCGGATGCGGACATGGCCGAGGCCGTAGTGTCAGTGACTCAAGACCAGGTCCTTCGTCAGGTGGCCATGGCCCAGTTAGCCCAGGCCAATGATCTGGCTGCCCAGGCAGTGAGTTTATTGTTCAAGTAG
- the flgM gene encoding flagellar biosynthesis anti-sigma factor FlgM: MKVEDSPHITEAALKNKKTASSRTTGSPTTEQQEAAVLTTDPARIEISSQSREAQKAADISKKAPDVRYDKVEALKARIAAGQYQVDSTRVADKILRDVLTELLQ, translated from the coding sequence ATGAAAGTTGAAGACAGCCCCCATATTACTGAAGCGGCCTTAAAAAACAAGAAAACTGCAAGCAGTCGCACCACCGGCTCGCCCACAACCGAGCAGCAAGAGGCTGCAGTCCTCACTACTGATCCGGCCCGCATTGAAATTTCCAGTCAATCTAGAGAAGCACAGAAAGCGGCCGACATCAGCAAGAAGGCACCCGATGTGCGCTATGACAAAGTGGAAGCCTTGAAAGCCAGGATTGCAGCCGGCCAATACCAGGTAGACAGCACCAGAGTCGCCGACAAGATCCTCCGTGATGTGCTGACAGAGCTTCTCCAGTAA